In Comamonadaceae bacterium OS-1, a single window of DNA contains:
- the clcA gene encoding H(+)/Cl(-) exchange transporter ClcA — protein sequence MQPHPRVFTAFQQEVADWRLWAGRGVVLGFAALAGLTVVAFTWLTEHALHLFSLLDAQAWWAPLLWTPACTAAIVWLTRRFAPGAAGSGIPQVMAALAPEVPPAARGLFVSLRLALAKALLTAWGLLAGLSLGREGPSVQIAAGVMHHARRWLPKGARVSEHGLLLAGGAAGIAAAFNTPLGGVMFAIEELSRRPEQRSNGLLLAAIVLSGLIAVSVYGNATYFGVIRIENLSRTLLLPGLLVTVCCGLAGGLFARLLVVSLSGSSADAFTRFRQSAPVRFAAVCGLAVAVLGVASQSDTYGSGYGHTRAMLEGHGDTAPLYVLLKFIATWLTTWAGVPAGIFAPSLAIGGALGNDIALLTGYVNAPTLIALGMAGFLAAVTQAPMTSFIIVMEMVDGHGLVLSLMASALVASGVSRLVSAPLYASLAALQLRRLPPATQP from the coding sequence ATGCAGCCGCACCCCCGCGTTTTCACCGCCTTCCAGCAAGAAGTGGCCGACTGGCGTTTATGGGCCGGGCGCGGTGTGGTGCTGGGATTTGCCGCACTGGCGGGCTTGACGGTAGTGGCCTTTACCTGGTTGACGGAACATGCCCTGCATCTATTTTCCTTGCTGGACGCGCAGGCCTGGTGGGCCCCGCTGCTATGGACACCGGCTTGTACCGCAGCCATTGTCTGGCTGACGCGGCGGTTTGCGCCCGGTGCCGCAGGCTCAGGCATTCCGCAGGTGATGGCTGCCCTGGCCCCCGAGGTGCCGCCCGCTGCGCGCGGGCTGTTTGTGTCGCTGCGCCTGGCGCTGGCCAAGGCGCTGCTGACGGCCTGGGGCCTGCTGGCCGGTTTGTCGCTGGGACGCGAAGGCCCGTCGGTACAGATCGCGGCCGGGGTCATGCACCACGCGCGCCGCTGGCTGCCCAAAGGCGCGCGGGTATCGGAGCACGGCCTGCTGCTGGCCGGGGGCGCGGCAGGCATCGCGGCGGCGTTCAACACACCGTTGGGCGGCGTGATGTTTGCCATTGAAGAGCTGTCGCGCAGGCCCGAGCAGCGCAGCAACGGCCTGCTGCTGGCGGCCATTGTGCTCAGCGGTTTGATAGCCGTGTCGGTGTACGGGAACGCCACCTATTTTGGGGTGATCCGCATCGAGAATTTAAGCCGGACGTTGCTGTTGCCGGGCCTGCTGGTCACCGTGTGCTGCGGGTTAGCGGGCGGCCTGTTTGCGCGGCTGCTGGTGGTGTCGCTGTCGGGCAGCTCGGCCGATGCGTTCACCCGGTTCCGCCAGTCTGCGCCGGTACGGTTTGCGGCCGTCTGCGGGCTGGCCGTGGCGGTGCTGGGTGTGGCGAGCCAGAGCGACACCTACGGCAGTGGCTACGGCCACACCCGCGCCATGCTGGAGGGCCATGGCGACACCGCCCCGCTGTATGTGTTGCTAAAGTTCATTGCCACCTGGCTCACCACCTGGGCCGGGGTGCCTGCCGGCATTTTTGCGCCCTCGCTGGCGATTGGCGGGGCCCTGGGCAACGACATTGCGCTGCTGACCGGCTACGTGAATGCGCCCACGCTGATCGCTTTGGGCATGGCGGGCTTTCTGGCGGCAGTTACCCAGGCCCCCATGACCTCGTTCATCATCGTGATGGAAATGGTGGACGGCCATGGCCTGGTGCTGAGCCTGATGGCCAGCGCCCTGGTGGCCAGCGGCGTGTCACGCCTGGTCAGTGCGCCGCTGTATGCGTCGCTGGCGGCGCTGCAGTTGCGCCGCTTGCCACCCGCCACGCAGCCATAA
- the puuR gene encoding HTH-type transcriptional regulator PuuR, with product MLDGPFDVGSRLRQVRMVAGWSQRQLAERAGVPSSQISTIEQNKSSPSVASLRKILSGVPLTMAEFFEPDQPQADAVFHSPADLVDLTSRLTRHAPGASGDRTLTLRQVGNARAHNLQILQERYAPGADTGVDMLEHESHEGGIVLSGEIELTVGAQVRVLKAGDAYLFDSSLPHRFRNTGDSVVEIVSACTPPYL from the coding sequence ATGCTGGATGGTCCGTTTGATGTGGGGAGCCGCTTGCGCCAGGTGCGCATGGTGGCGGGCTGGTCGCAGCGGCAGCTGGCGGAGCGGGCGGGCGTGCCGTCCAGCCAGATTTCGACCATCGAGCAGAACAAGAGCAGCCCTTCGGTGGCCTCGTTGCGCAAAATTCTGAGTGGCGTGCCGCTGACCATGGCGGAGTTTTTCGAGCCCGACCAGCCCCAGGCCGATGCCGTGTTCCACAGCCCGGCCGATCTGGTGGATCTGACATCCCGCCTGACGCGCCACGCCCCTGGTGCCAGCGGCGACCGTACCCTGACGCTGCGCCAGGTGGGCAATGCCCGCGCCCACAACCTGCAAATCCTGCAAGAGCGCTACGCCCCCGGGGCCGATACCGGCGTGGACATGCTGGAACACGAATCGCACGAGGGCGGCATTGTGCTCAGCGGCGAGATCGAGCTCACGGTGGGCGCGCAGGTACGGGTGCTGAAGGCGGGCGATGCCTACCTGTTCGACAGCAGCCTGCCGCACCGTTTTCGCAATACCGGCGACAGCGTGGTCGAAATCGTCTCGGCCTGCACCCCGCCGTATTTGTAA
- the ramA gene encoding (R)-stereoselective amidase, with protein MTDLRLALLQCPSLPLDVAVNLARLEQFAARAAAAGAHLLVTPEMFLTGYNIGSHPARQLAEPPDGPRAQAVAAIARQHQIAIAFGHPEHDKDGGETGKVFNAAQCIDAQGHPLARYRKTQLFGDLDRGMFSPGPGGEPLFDFHGWQLGLLICYDVEFPENTRRLALLGADLIVVPTANMEGFDFVAQHLVPTRAYENQVFVAYANFCGSEGDLVYNGLSCVAAPTGAGLVQAGRGAELLLADVTRAGLAAGRALNGHLALCRATQQPLSKI; from the coding sequence ATGACCGACCTGCGCCTGGCACTACTGCAATGCCCATCGCTGCCGCTGGACGTGGCCGTCAACCTGGCGCGGCTGGAGCAGTTCGCCGCCCGGGCCGCTGCCGCCGGGGCGCATTTGCTGGTCACACCAGAGATGTTTTTGACCGGCTACAACATCGGCAGCCACCCCGCCCGGCAATTGGCGGAACCCCCTGACGGCCCCCGCGCCCAGGCCGTGGCGGCGATCGCCCGCCAACACCAGATCGCCATCGCATTCGGCCACCCGGAGCACGACAAGGATGGTGGCGAAACAGGCAAAGTCTTCAACGCCGCCCAGTGCATCGATGCCCAGGGCCACCCCCTCGCCCGCTACCGCAAAACCCAACTCTTCGGCGACCTGGACCGCGGCATGTTCAGCCCCGGCCCGGGCGGCGAGCCGCTGTTTGACTTCCACGGCTGGCAGCTGGGCCTGCTGATCTGCTATGACGTGGAATTCCCCGAAAACACCCGCCGCCTGGCATTGCTGGGTGCCGACCTGATCGTGGTGCCCACGGCCAACATGGAAGGCTTCGACTTCGTCGCCCAGCACCTGGTGCCCACCCGGGCCTACGAGAACCAGGTGTTTGTGGCGTATGCGAACTTTTGCGGCAGCGAGGGCGACCTGGTCTACAACGGGCTGAGCTGCGTGGCGGCACCCACCGGGGCGGGCCTGGTGCAGGCCGGGCGCGGGGCCGAGCTGCTGCTGGCGGACGTGACGCGGGCGGGCTTGGCGGCGGGGCGGGCCTTGAATGGGCATCTGGCGCTGTGCCGGGCCACACAGCAACCGCTATCTAAAATATAG
- the mprA gene encoding transcriptional repressor MprA: protein MSESFASFESAIQAIATQIPGAQPREAILTRLLLHTGTRLAEVFDATLRELGLNYTTWTTLVVLYSHPGHRMLPSELSTFIHTSRTHCSRIADDLAKKGWVERVASEVDRREVYMQLTDAGQALVEKVQPQRRQQYGALWAGFSAEEMDQFDGLLRKVLRFVDS from the coding sequence ATGTCGGAAAGCTTTGCCTCTTTTGAATCGGCCATCCAAGCCATTGCCACCCAGATCCCGGGGGCGCAGCCGCGCGAGGCGATTCTGACCCGGCTGCTGCTGCACACCGGCACCCGTCTGGCGGAGGTGTTCGATGCCACGCTGCGCGAGCTGGGGCTGAACTACACCACCTGGACCACCCTGGTGGTGCTGTACAGCCACCCGGGCCACCGAATGCTGCCGTCGGAGCTGAGCACCTTCATCCACACCTCGCGCACCCACTGTTCGCGCATTGCCGACGACCTGGCCAAAAAAGGCTGGGTGGAGCGCGTGGCCAGCGAAGTGGACCGGCGCGAGGTCTACATGCAGCTCACCGACGCGGGCCAGGCCCTGGTGGAAAAGGTACAGCCCCAGCGCCGCCAGCAGTACGGCGCGCTGTGGGCCGGGTTCAGTGCCGAAGAGATGGACCAGTTCGACGGGCTGTTGCGCAAGGTGCTGCGCTTTGTGGACAGCTGA
- the iaaM gene encoding tryptophan 2-monooxygenase, whose amino-acid sequence MPLDHAPTAANKPPVTIFGPDFPFPFDDWIAHPAGLGRLPAQHHGAEVAIVGAGMAGMVAAYELMKLGFKPVVYEASKMGGRLRSQPFEGGQGVIAELGGMRFPVSSTAFYHYVNALGLQSQPFPNPLTPASGSTVVDLEGQTYYAEKLADLPPMFKEVADAWARALEDRAQFEAVQNAIRSRDVPALKALWNKLVPLWDDRTFYDFVATSKAFAGLSFQHREVFGQVGFGTGGWDSDFPNSMLEILRVVMTNCDDEQRLIVGGADQVPLGLWQHAPAHCVHWPAGTTLASLHGGAPRAGVAAIQRQSDGNIAVTDRWGDTRSYAAVLTTCQSWLLTTQIDCDESLFSQKMWMALDRTRYMQSSKTFVMVDRPFWKDKDPVTGRDTLSMTLTDRLTRGTYLFDNGPGKPGVICLSYAWMGDALKMLPQPTEKRVKLALDALKKIYPHVDIASHIIGDPITVSWEADPHFLGAFKGALPGHYRYNQRMFAHFMQDDKPASERGIFIAGDDVSWTPAWVEGAVQTSLNAVWGILHHFGGKTHAENPGPGDVFKDIGPMELPE is encoded by the coding sequence ATGCCACTCGACCACGCACCCACCGCCGCCAACAAGCCGCCCGTCACCATTTTCGGCCCCGATTTTCCGTTTCCGTTCGACGACTGGATCGCCCACCCCGCCGGGCTGGGCCGCCTGCCCGCCCAGCACCATGGAGCCGAGGTGGCCATCGTCGGCGCGGGCATGGCCGGCATGGTGGCCGCGTACGAGCTGATGAAGCTGGGCTTCAAACCGGTGGTGTACGAGGCCTCCAAGATGGGCGGCCGCCTGCGCTCGCAGCCTTTCGAGGGCGGCCAGGGCGTGATCGCCGAGCTGGGCGGCATGCGCTTTCCGGTGTCCAGCACCGCGTTCTACCACTACGTCAACGCCCTGGGCTTGCAAAGCCAGCCCTTCCCCAACCCGCTCACGCCCGCCAGCGGCAGCACCGTGGTCGATCTGGAAGGCCAGACCTACTACGCCGAAAAACTGGCCGACCTGCCGCCCATGTTCAAGGAAGTGGCCGATGCCTGGGCCCGTGCGCTGGAAGACAGGGCCCAGTTCGAGGCGGTGCAAAACGCCATCCGCAGCCGTGACGTGCCCGCGCTGAAGGCGCTGTGGAACAAGCTGGTGCCGCTGTGGGACGACCGTACCTTCTACGACTTTGTGGCCACCTCCAAGGCCTTTGCCGGGCTTTCTTTCCAGCACCGCGAAGTCTTTGGCCAGGTGGGTTTTGGCACCGGCGGCTGGGATTCGGACTTCCCCAACTCCATGCTCGAAATTCTGCGCGTGGTAATGACCAACTGCGATGACGAGCAGCGCCTGATTGTGGGCGGTGCCGACCAGGTACCGCTGGGCCTGTGGCAGCACGCGCCCGCGCACTGCGTCCACTGGCCCGCAGGCACCACCCTGGCCAGCCTGCACGGTGGCGCACCACGCGCGGGCGTGGCGGCCATCCAGCGCCAGAGCGACGGCAATATTGCCGTAACCGACCGCTGGGGCGACACCCGCAGCTACGCCGCGGTACTCACCACCTGCCAAAGCTGGCTGCTGACCACGCAAATCGATTGCGACGAATCGCTGTTTTCGCAAAAAATGTGGATGGCGCTGGACCGCACCCGCTACATGCAGTCCAGCAAAACGTTTGTGATGGTGGACCGCCCGTTCTGGAAAGACAAAGACCCCGTCACCGGCCGCGACACCCTGAGCATGACGCTGACCGACCGCCTCACCCGCGGCACCTATTTGTTCGACAACGGCCCCGGCAAACCGGGCGTGATTTGCCTCTCCTACGCCTGGATGGGCGACGCGCTGAAGATGCTGCCCCAGCCGACCGAAAAGCGCGTCAAGCTGGCGCTGGATGCTTTGAAAAAAATCTACCCCCACGTAGACATTGCCAGCCACATCATCGGCGACCCCATCACCGTGTCGTGGGAGGCCGACCCGCACTTCCTGGGCGCGTTCAAGGGCGCGCTGCCCGGCCACTACCGCTACAACCAGCGCATGTTTGCCCACTTCATGCAAGACGACAAGCCCGCCAGCGAACGCGGCATCTTCATCGCAGGCGATGACGTGTCCTGGACCCCCGCCTGGGTGGAGGGCGCGGTGCAGACCTCGCTGAACGCGGTGTGGGGCATCCTGCACCACTTCGGCGGAAAAACGCATGCCGAGAACCCGGGCCCAGGGGATGTGTTCAAAGACATTGGCCCCATGGAGCTGCCGGAATGA
- the emrB gene encoding multidrug export protein EmrB, which produces MASTDTAVPPDLAKHRKLVTVAIMLATVMQTLDSTIANVALPHMAGNLSASQDQISWVLTSYIVAAAIATPLTGWMSGRFGRKRIFLISVVGFTVASALCGLATSLTQIVLARLLQGLLGAALVPLSQAIMLDTNPKEKHAQAMAIWGMGVMIGPILGPTLGGWLTDNFSWRWVFFVNIPVGILSFIGIQLYIRETVVQTKLRFDVYGCVALSLAIGLLQMFLDRGELLDWFSSLEIQLEAAGALVSFAFFIALTATAKEVSFFNVQLLKDRNFVTGLVLYFMVGLLLYATRALLPPMLQSLMGYPVITAGLVIAPSGMGTMVAMLFAGRYAHRVDARGMIAVGFALTAWSLWQMSGYTFDTPQSSVVWSSVVQGLGLGFVSVPLTTMTFSTLNPLYRSDGTAIYSLSRNIGSSIGISVMQTLLTRNTALFHSQMVEHINLASPAVQAGLPAVYNLATPQGLAALNNEVTRQASFLATLNDFKIMMAVTLASIPLLLLMRKQSHVAKPPVEAHAVD; this is translated from the coding sequence ATGGCCTCCACCGACACCGCCGTCCCACCCGACCTGGCCAAACACCGCAAGCTGGTGACCGTGGCGATCATGTTGGCCACCGTGATGCAGACGCTGGACAGCACCATTGCCAATGTGGCGCTGCCGCACATGGCGGGCAACTTGTCTGCCTCGCAGGACCAGATCTCCTGGGTGCTCACCTCCTACATCGTGGCGGCGGCGATTGCCACGCCGCTGACCGGCTGGATGAGTGGGCGCTTTGGACGCAAGCGCATCTTCTTGATTTCGGTGGTGGGCTTTACCGTGGCATCCGCCCTGTGCGGGCTGGCCACGTCACTCACGCAAATCGTGCTGGCGCGCCTGCTGCAGGGTCTGCTGGGCGCGGCCCTGGTGCCCTTGTCGCAGGCCATCATGCTGGACACCAACCCCAAGGAAAAGCACGCCCAGGCCATGGCCATCTGGGGCATGGGCGTGATGATCGGACCCATCCTCGGCCCCACGCTGGGTGGCTGGCTGACCGACAACTTCAGCTGGCGCTGGGTGTTCTTTGTCAACATCCCGGTAGGCATCTTGTCGTTCATTGGCATCCAGCTCTACATCCGCGAAACCGTGGTGCAGACCAAGCTGCGCTTTGATGTGTACGGTTGCGTGGCCCTGAGCCTGGCGATTGGCCTGCTGCAGATGTTTCTGGACCGTGGCGAGCTGCTGGACTGGTTCAGCTCGCTGGAAATCCAGCTGGAAGCCGCCGGGGCGCTGGTCAGTTTCGCCTTTTTCATTGCGCTCACGGCCACCGCCAAAGAGGTGTCGTTCTTCAATGTGCAGTTGCTCAAAGACCGTAACTTCGTCACCGGCCTGGTGCTGTACTTCATGGTCGGCCTGCTGCTGTACGCCACGCGGGCCCTGCTGCCGCCCATGCTGCAGTCGCTGATGGGCTACCCCGTCATCACCGCGGGCCTGGTGATTGCGCCCAGCGGCATGGGCACCATGGTGGCCATGCTGTTTGCCGGGCGCTATGCCCACCGCGTGGATGCGCGCGGCATGATCGCTGTAGGGTTTGCGCTGACCGCCTGGTCGCTGTGGCAGATGTCGGGCTACACCTTCGACACCCCACAGTCCAGCGTGGTGTGGTCCAGCGTGGTCCAGGGCCTGGGCCTGGGCTTTGTGTCGGTGCCGCTGACCACCATGACGTTCTCCACCCTCAACCCGCTGTACCGCTCCGACGGTACCGCCATCTACAGCCTGTCGCGCAACATCGGCAGCAGCATCGGCATTTCGGTGATGCAAACCCTGCTGACTCGCAACACCGCCTTGTTCCATTCGCAAATGGTCGAGCACATCAACCTGGCCAGCCCCGCCGTGCAGGCCGGTCTGCCTGCCGTCTACAACCTGGCCACGCCGCAGGGCCTGGCTGCGCTGAACAACGAAGTCACCCGCCAGGCCAGCTTTCTGGCCACCCTGAACGACTTCAAGATCATGATGGCCGTGACCCTGGCCTCCATACCGCTGTTGCTGCTGATGCGCAAACAAAGCCACGTGGCCAAGCCGCCGGTGGAGGCGCATGCCGTCGATTGA
- the divK gene encoding polar-differentiation response regulator DivK, with translation MPARILVIEDDEFSRELVRYLLDRQGYTVLEAADGGAGVQMALIEHPDLVLCDLQMPVLNGYEVVQRLRGNPLWRAVPVVAVTAFSMPGDRDIALATGFDHYLTKPITPEIFVEQIAAFLPPGLRASSPPGA, from the coding sequence ATGCCCGCACGCATTCTGGTGATCGAAGACGATGAGTTCAGCCGTGAACTGGTGCGCTACCTGCTAGATCGGCAGGGTTATACGGTGCTGGAGGCGGCAGATGGTGGTGCGGGTGTTCAAATGGCTCTGATCGAACACCCTGACCTGGTGCTCTGTGATTTGCAGATGCCGGTGCTCAACGGCTATGAAGTGGTGCAGCGTTTGCGCGGCAACCCGCTGTGGCGGGCGGTACCGGTGGTGGCCGTCACCGCCTTTTCCATGCCGGGCGACCGAGATATTGCGCTGGCCACCGGCTTTGACCACTACCTGACAAAGCCCATTACCCCCGAGATTTTTGTAGAGCAAATCGCGGCATTCCTGCCGCCTGGACTTCGGGCCTCCAGCCCGCCAGGCGCATAA
- the rcsC_21 gene encoding sensor histidine kinase RcsC, producing the protein MIPASTDTLWALNPDALLAISPTGQVLNWNPAAETIFGYTEIEALGRSVFDLIIPKDRADEELQAQAEVLRQGMVVYEAVRRRKDSTLVHTSISTRAVHSADGQFAYFLSNQKDVTHLKVLRDAKLVEARFHDLLESTPDAIVMVNVTGRIVLVNSQAEKVFGHRRAELLGQPIEVLLPKRFRGAHLGHRSHFLEQPRTRTMGAGLELFGLRKGGEEFPVEVSLSPIATEEGTMVMSAIRDITDRKKADQKFKDLLESAPDAMVIVNRDGTMVLVNSQAVKLFGWSREELLGEQIEILVPERFRHQHPGHRGGFFSQPRARSMGAGLDLFGQRKDGSEFPVEISLSPLETEDGLFVSSAIRDVTERKRFEQTLHDKNRELENAALVKDRFFASMSHELRTPLNSIIGFTGTLRMQLPGPLNAEQDKQLRIVQTSARHLLSLINDLLDLAKLGANKFDPAREPVECQALLAELAATLRPEAENKGLEFALRLAPQELVLQTDRRAVSQIVINLLGNAIKFTERGRVCLQLESGPTADGQALRISVEDTGPGIPAADLGRLFEAFSRVEAADRRRFEGTGLGLHLSRKLALELGGDITVRSVHGQGSIFTLELPLE; encoded by the coding sequence GTGATCCCGGCCTCGACCGACACGCTGTGGGCGCTCAACCCGGATGCGCTGTTGGCTATTTCGCCGACGGGCCAGGTCTTGAACTGGAACCCTGCGGCCGAGACTATTTTTGGCTACACCGAGATCGAGGCCCTGGGGCGATCGGTCTTCGATCTGATCATTCCCAAAGACCGTGCCGACGAAGAGTTGCAGGCCCAGGCCGAGGTTTTGCGCCAGGGCATGGTGGTGTACGAGGCGGTGCGGCGACGCAAGGACAGCACGCTGGTGCACACCAGCATCTCAACCAGGGCAGTCCACAGTGCCGATGGCCAGTTTGCCTACTTTCTCTCCAACCAAAAGGATGTCACCCACCTGAAGGTGTTGCGCGATGCCAAACTGGTGGAAGCCCGGTTCCACGATCTGCTGGAATCTACGCCCGACGCGATCGTGATGGTCAATGTGACCGGGCGGATTGTGCTGGTCAACTCCCAGGCGGAAAAGGTTTTTGGACACAGGCGGGCGGAGTTGCTGGGCCAGCCGATCGAGGTGCTGCTGCCCAAGCGCTTTCGCGGCGCCCACCTGGGCCATCGCAGCCATTTTCTGGAACAGCCGCGCACCCGCACCATGGGGGCCGGGCTGGAGTTGTTTGGTCTGCGCAAGGGCGGAGAGGAGTTTCCGGTCGAGGTCAGCCTGAGCCCCATCGCCACCGAAGAGGGCACCATGGTGATGAGCGCCATCCGCGACATCACCGACCGCAAGAAGGCCGACCAGAAGTTCAAGGACCTGCTGGAGTCGGCCCCGGACGCGATGGTGATCGTCAACCGCGACGGCACCATGGTGCTGGTCAATTCGCAGGCGGTGAAACTGTTTGGCTGGAGCCGCGAGGAGCTGTTGGGCGAGCAGATCGAAATCCTAGTGCCTGAACGTTTTCGCCACCAGCACCCGGGCCACCGCGGCGGCTTTTTTTCGCAGCCGCGCGCCCGATCCATGGGGGCCGGGCTGGATCTGTTTGGCCAGCGCAAGGATGGATCGGAGTTCCCGGTCGAGATCAGCCTGAGCCCGCTGGAGACGGAAGACGGGCTGTTTGTGTCCAGCGCCATCCGCGACGTGACCGAGCGCAAACGTTTCGAGCAGACCTTGCACGATAAAAACCGCGAGCTGGAGAACGCTGCGCTGGTCAAAGACCGGTTTTTTGCCAGCATGTCGCACGAGTTGCGCACGCCGTTGAATTCCATCATCGGTTTCACCGGCACGCTGCGCATGCAGTTGCCTGGCCCGCTGAACGCAGAGCAGGACAAGCAGTTGCGCATCGTCCAGACCAGCGCCCGCCACCTGTTGTCCTTGATCAACGACCTGCTCGATCTGGCCAAATTGGGGGCCAACAAGTTTGACCCCGCGCGCGAACCGGTGGAATGCCAGGCGCTGCTGGCAGAGCTGGCCGCCACGCTGCGGCCCGAGGCTGAAAACAAAGGTTTGGAATTTGCGCTGCGGCTGGCTCCTCAGGAACTGGTGCTGCAAACCGACCGCCGGGCGGTGAGCCAGATCGTCATCAATCTGCTGGGCAATGCCATCAAGTTCACCGAGCGCGGGCGGGTATGCCTGCAACTAGAGTCCGGCCCGACTGCGGACGGCCAAGCGCTGCGCATCAGTGTGGAAGACACCGGCCCCGGCATTCCCGCAGCCGACCTGGGGCGCTTGTTCGAGGCGTTTTCCAGGGTGGAGGCGGCAGACCGACGGCGATTCGAGGGCACCGGCCTGGGCCTGCACCTCAGCCGCAAACTGGCCCTGGAGCTGGGGGGGGATATCACGGTGCGCAGCGTGCATGGGCAAGGCAGCATCTTTACCCTGGAGCTCCCGCTGGAGTAG